A single region of the Chryseobacterium culicis genome encodes:
- a CDS encoding DCC1-like thiol-disulfide oxidoreductase family protein — translation MKTLKNHTLIYDNECPMCNLYSKGFTKCGMLDEDGREAFTELSGRNKSLIDFNRAKNEIALVDHTKNEVVYGLDSLLLIIGNSFPWLVKIARIKPLYWFFQKLYSFVSYNRKQIIPSPKDDTEQSCIPDFNLKYRMAYISFVVIFSAYILSLFSGKLNLNLERDFLREFAVCLGQIAWQVFFLKTYLKDKIWGYIGNMMTVSLIGTLLLIPALMTSFTPVFYIIYFGIVVLIMFLEHIRRCRILKLNFLPTISWILFRITALAIIILTTIEFKI, via the coding sequence ATGAAAACGCTCAAAAATCACACATTAATCTACGACAATGAATGCCCAATGTGTAATCTCTATTCCAAAGGTTTTACAAAATGTGGAATGCTGGATGAAGATGGAAGAGAAGCATTTACAGAACTTTCAGGCAGAAATAAAAGCCTCATCGATTTCAATCGGGCGAAAAATGAAATTGCATTGGTAGACCACACCAAAAATGAAGTCGTGTATGGTTTAGACAGCCTGCTTCTCATCATTGGAAACTCTTTTCCATGGCTGGTAAAAATTGCTCGTATAAAACCTCTGTATTGGTTTTTTCAAAAACTGTACTCCTTTGTTTCTTATAATCGCAAACAGATTATTCCTTCTCCAAAAGATGATACAGAACAATCTTGCATTCCGGATTTTAACCTGAAATACAGAATGGCATACATCAGTTTTGTTGTTATTTTTTCAGCCTATATCTTAAGTCTGTTTTCTGGTAAACTAAACTTGAATTTAGAAAGAGATTTCCTGAGAGAATTTGCAGTTTGCCTTGGCCAGATCGCTTGGCAGGTCTTCTTTTTAAAAACCTATCTCAAAGATAAAATCTGGGGTTATATCGGAAATATGATGACTGTTTCCTTAATCGGGACTTTACTTTTAATTCCTGCTCTGATGACCAGTTTTACTCCTGTTTTTTACATAATATACTTTGGAATTGTAGTATTGATCATGTTTCTGGAACATATAAGAAGATGCAGAATACTTAAACTGAACTTTCTGCCTACGATCTCCTGGATATTGTTTAGAATAACGGCACTGGCTATCATTATTCTGACAACCATTGAATTTAAAATTTAA
- a CDS encoding GbsR/MarR family transcriptional regulator, with amino-acid sequence MQLSEAKEKYIQTWGTFATNWGINRTMAQVHALLLASSKPLSTDEVMEQLEISRGNANMNLRALIDWGIVKKEFVKGDRKEYFVAEKDVWYLFKQITKERRKREIEPVISFLEELKNIEDKDSEEAQEFIKLMNDFSSVTGKINNIMDLAIKSDDHWLVGKITNLLK; translated from the coding sequence ATGCAACTTTCAGAAGCAAAAGAAAAATATATTCAGACCTGGGGAACCTTTGCTACCAATTGGGGAATCAACCGTACGATGGCGCAGGTGCATGCACTGCTTTTGGCTAGCAGCAAACCCCTTTCTACCGATGAAGTAATGGAGCAGCTGGAGATTTCAAGAGGAAATGCCAATATGAATCTTCGTGCCCTGATAGACTGGGGAATTGTGAAAAAGGAATTTGTAAAAGGAGACCGTAAAGAATATTTCGTTGCAGAAAAAGATGTCTGGTATTTGTTCAAACAGATTACCAAAGAACGCAGAAAGAGAGAAATTGAACCTGTAATTTCTTTTTTAGAAGAATTAAAAAATATTGAGGATAAAGACTCGGAAGAAGCTCAGGAATTTATCAAGCTGATGAATGATTTCAGTTCTGTAACCGGAAAAATCAACAATATCATGGATCTGGCAATAAAAAGTGATGATCACTGGCTGGTAGGGAAGATTACCAATCTGTTGAAATAG